In Solea senegalensis isolate Sse05_10M linkage group LG18, IFAPA_SoseM_1, whole genome shotgun sequence, a single window of DNA contains:
- the LOC122759248 gene encoding serine protease HTRA1B-like — protein MRLAQVLALLLSSSCCLLSQSHRHRRFSSSCPDKCDKSQCPPTPADCELEDARDHCDCCPVCASGEGEQCGGAGGHECAEGLECEVTGGVDVSSTVRRRSGAGVCVCGSSEPVCGSDGVSYRNICELRRVRARANKPLQPQLVVVQRGACGPGQQNPESLRYKYNFIADVVEKIAPAVVHIELYRKMMFSNREVAVASGSGFIVSEDGLIVTNAHVVTNKHRVKVELKSGATFDAKIKDVDEKADIALIKINTPTKLPVLLLGRSADLRPGEFVVAIGSPFSLQNTVTTGIVSTTQRGGKELGLRNSDMDYIQTDAIINYGNSGGPLVNLDGEVIGINTLKVTAGISFAIPSDKIREFLAESHDRQIKGKTSVKKKYIGVKMVTLTPSLAKELKQRQSDFPDVSSGSYVIEVIGGTPAEAAGLQQSDVIISINGERVTSASDVSAAIKRDETLRTVVRRGNEDVLLTVVPEEAEP, from the exons ATGCGTCTCGCGCAGGTGCTCGcgctcctcctgtcctcctcatgtTGTCTTCTGTCTCAGTCGCACAGACACCGACGCTTCTCCAGCTCGTGTCCAGACAAGTGCGACAAGTCGCAGTGTCCTCCGACCCCCGCCGACTGTGAGTTGGAGGACGCACGGGACCACTGCGACTGCTGTCCCGTCTGCGCGTCCGGCGAAGGCGAACAGTGCGGCGGCGCGGGAGGACACGAGTGCGCGGAGGGTCTGGAGTGCGAGGTGACGGGCGGCGTGGACGTGTCCTCCACCGTGAGGAGGAGAAGCGgagccggtgtgtgtgtgtgcggcagcAGCGAGCCGGTGTGTGGCAGCGACGGAGTCTCGTACCGGAACATCTGCGAACTGAGGCGCGTGAGAGCGCGCGCGAACAAACCACTGCAGCCGCAGCTGGTCGTCGTCCAGCGAGGGGCGTGTgggccag GTCAACAGAACCCTGAGAGTCTTCGTTACAAGTATAACTTCATTGCTGATGTGGTGGAAAAGATCGCACCTGCTGTTGTTCATATTGAACTGTACCGCAA gatgatgttttcaaatcgTGAAGTCGCCGTCGCCAGCGGTTCTGGTTTCATCGTCTCTGAGGACGGACTCATTGTCACCAACGCTCACgttgtgacaaacaaacacagagtaaaG GTGGAGCTCAAGAGTGGAGCCACATTTGATGCAAAGATCAAAGATGTGGACGAGAAAGCCGACATCGCTCTGATCAAGATCAATACACCG ACGAAGCTGCCGGTGCTGCTGCTCGGTCGCTCCGCTGACCTTCGACCCGGGGAGTTCGTGGTCGCCATCGGCAGCCCGTTCTCTCTGCAGAACACCGTCACCACCGGCATCGTCAGCACCACCCAGAGGGGGGGGAAGGAACTGGGCCTGCGCAACTCTGACATGGACTACATCCAGACGGACGCCATCATCAAC TACGGAAACTCAGGAGGACCATTAGTCAACCtg gatggAGAGGTGATTGGCATCAACACTCTGAAGGTCACCGCTGGAATCTCCTTCGCCATCCCTTCAGATAAGATCAGAGAGTTTCTGGCAGAGTCACATGACCGACAGATCAAAG GTAAAACGTCAGTCAAGAAGAAATACATCGGTGTTAAAATGGTCACGCTCACTCCGAG TCTGGCTAAAGAGCTGAAACAGCGTCAGTCTGACTTCCCGGACGTCTCGTCAGGGTCGTACGTCATTGAGGTCATCGGTGGAACTCCAGCTGAAGC CGCCGGCCTGCAGCagagtgatgtcatcatcagcatcaacGGCGAGCGCGTGACCTCGGCCAGCGACGTCAGCGCCGCCATAAAGCGAGACGAGACGCTGCGGACGGTGGTGAGACGAGGCAATGAGGACGTCCTCCTCACTGTCGTACCCGAGGAGGCGGAGCCTTGA
- the LOC122759571 gene encoding pleckstrin homology domain-containing family A member 1-like, translated as MPYVDRQNRFCGFLDVEEDESSGRFLRRYFILDKQQGSLLWYMDNPQNLPKGAEKVGSLKLSYISKVNDATKLRPKAEFCFVINAGMRKFYLQANDQQDLVEWISVLNNATKITVPKSSEAHTVHDVTQDTPGTLKPVSYKTEIIGGVPIITATQEQGEGQNGAERGSLKRCQNQLPFYLSRGIQDQTVIKVGYCVKQGAVMKTWKRRYFILDENAVSYYKSDLEREALRVIHLKEIHKVHECKQSEPMMRDNLFEMVTSSRTFYIQADSPEEMHSWIKAISGAIKGDSVTNCVVSSDSTFVHSLFTQLHAVLQHEHSDQSSPSSTFYYSLDQELHYPQSSAGAGPQTGPTGSGQFPGPAAVATEWRPVCDDAPPPGTLPPVAAGDAAVVKVTEEEEGDNRSPWKRHSQVAELGLVVGSEEEELHQFTAENSDLQMTLI; from the exons ATGCCGTACGTGGACCGACAGAACCGCTTCTGTGGCTTCCTGGACGTCGAGGAGGACGAGAGCAGCGGCCGGTTCCTGCGCCGATACTTCATCCTGGACAAGCAGCAGGGCAGTCTACTGTGGTACATGGACAACCCACAG aaTCTGCCTAAAGGAGCAGAGAAGGTTGGATCCCTCAAACTCTCCTACATCTCCAAG GTCAACGATGCCACAAAACTCAGACCAAAGGCGGAGTTCTGCTTCG tCATAAACGCTGGAATGAGGAAGTTTTACCTTCAGGCTAATGACCAACAGGATTTAGTGGAATGGATCAGCGTCCTCAACAATGCCACAAAGAttact GTGCCAAAGTCCAGTGAGGCTCACACTGTCCACGATGTGACTCAGGACACGCCCGGAACGTTGAAACCCGTCTCCTACAAGACAGAGATCATAGGAGGAGTCCCCATCATCACTGCtacacag gaGCAGGGGGAGGGGCAGAATGGGGCGGAGCGAGGAAGTTTGAAACGATGTCAGAATCAGCTGCCCTTCTATCTGTCCAGAGGAATACAGGACCAGACGGTCATCAAGGTCGGATACTGTGTCAAACAAGGAGCTGTG atgAAGACCTGGAAGAGGAGGTACTTCATCCTGGATGAAAACGCTGTCAGCTACTACAAATCTGACCTG GAGAGAGAGGCGCTGAGAGTCATTCATCTGAAGGAGATCCACAAAGTCCACGAGTGTAAACAGAG TGAGCCCATGATGAGGGACAACCTGTTTGAGATGGTCACCAGCTCCAGGACCTTCTACATTCAG gctgaCAGTCCAGAGGAAATGCACAGCTGGATCAAAGCCATCTCAGGAGCCATC aaaggtgACAGTGTAACAAACTGTGTTGTTTCCTCAGACTCGACGTTTGTCCACTCCTTGTTTACACAACTACACGCCGTTCTGCAACAC GAACACAGTGACCAGTCTTCTCCGTCCTCCACCTTCTACTACTCCCTTGACCAGGAACTACACTACCCACAATCCTCAGCGGGCGCTGGGCCTCAGACTGGACCCACTGGGTCCGGACAGTTTCCTGGGCCTGCTGCCGTGGCGACTGAGTGGCGTCCAGTCTGTGATGATGCCCCTCCCCCCGGCACGCTCCCGCCTGTCGCTGCAGGAGACGCTGCAGTCGTCAAAGTAacggaagaggaggagggagacaaCAGGTCGCCATGGAAACGCCACAGCCAGGTCGCTGAGCTGGGATTAGTTGTtggcagcgaggaggaggagcttcacCAGTTTACCGCTGAAAACTCTGACCTTCAGATGACGTTGATTTGA
- the LOC122759587 gene encoding uncharacterized protein LOC122759587, protein MELFLRISWSSLLLFTAVSSFPATNEGYKNPPGSFWNYRAGRASPNLRSGALRPRMSQQFDPVSAGGGQSAAASTQSSSPPANQSPLGAAAANMAAVRLSPPVWGKKTPVLQSSQVSEPADDVVSVTADSPPEAEQPVDGSWVVVDPSRWFPDFGARAPSPEAAAPQSVSETSPPRPPSYIIQSRNGFQRAREHRSSLKYVKEYLMPQVIPSDPEDEAMELPPEPQAEEGQEIWG, encoded by the exons ATGGAGCTCTTCCTAAG GATCTCTTGGAGttctctgctgcttttcacTGCTGTCTCTAGTTTTCCTGCAACAAATgaag GCTACAAAAATCCTCCTGGAAGCTTCTGGAACTACAGAGCAGGTCGTGCATCACCAAACCTCAGGTCTGGAGCTCTCCGTCCTCGCATGTCTCAGCAGTTTGACCCTGTGTCTGCTGGAGGTGGACAGTCTGCAGCAGCGTCCACACAGTCCAGCTCTCCCCCTGCAAACCAGTCTCCACTCGGAGCAGCagctgccaacatggcggctgTCCGTTTGAGTCCTCCTGTCTGGGGGAAGAAGACCCCTGTTCTGCAAAGCTCCCAAGTGTCAGAAcctgcagatgatgtggtctcTGTGACCGCAGACTCTCCTCCTGAAGCCGAGCAGCCGGTGGATGGTTCCTGGGTGGTGGTAGACCCGAGCAGATGGTTTCCAGATTTCGGTGCTAGGGCACCGAGTCCTGAGGCTGCAGCTCCACAGAGCGTGAGTGAGACGTCTCCGCCACGGCCTCCGTCCTACATCATCCAGTCCAGAAATGGCTTCCAGCGAGCACGAGAGCACAGGTCCAGCTTAAAGTATGTAAAAGAATACCTGATGCCACAAGTGATTCCTTCTGACCCTGAAGACGAGGCTATGGAGCTCCCACCAGAGCCTCAGGCTGAAGAGGGACAGGAAATCTGGG GGTGA